A window from Citrus sinensis cultivar Valencia sweet orange chromosome 5, DVS_A1.0, whole genome shotgun sequence encodes these proteins:
- the LOC102610042 gene encoding uncharacterized protein LOC102610042, which translates to MGGRYRDMRHWMYDHYLDYPSFEEALKHSYPGICPYDWAWLCHNICNSASFQTQSTKNKANRAKLPYVHCGGSRPFVNYLEDDMVDGEIELFRITHFSKTKGWVNEVAHLNHDQMVEIQQQQQIDPQEAKPLTQREICIEVLGKKSGYFRGLGNGPRPTSNHGVDTSEADRLHGIISSQQSRLDSQDVELQEQKKTIDQLESRLSQFEGMMQQFFSSQGSAFRFTDSATQ; encoded by the exons ATGGGTGGGAGATATCGCGATATGAGACATTGGATGTATGATCATTACTTGGATTATCCATCCTTTGAAGAGGCACTTAAGCATTCATATCCAGGCATATGTCCATATGATTGGGCTTGGCTTTGTCATAACATTTGCAATTCCGCAAGTTTCCAG acTCAATCTACCAAAAACAAAGCTAATCGTGCTAAGCTCCCATATGTCCATTGTGGGGGATCAAGACCttttgttaattatcttgAGGATGACATGGTTGATGGTGAAATAGAATTATTTCGCATCACTCATTTCAGCAAGACAAAAGGTTGGGTGAATGAGGTGGCACACTTAAACCAT GACCAAATGGTAGAGatacaacaacagcaacaaatAGATCCTCAAGAAGCAAAACCACTAACTCAAAGGGAAATATGCATTGAAGTACTTGGAAAGAAATCAGGCTATTTTCGAGGACTTGGCAACGGACCACGCCCAACTTCAAACCATGGTGTTGATACTTCTGAGGCTGACAGATTGCATGGTATTATATCTTCACAACAAAGTAGATTGGATTCACAAGATGTTGAGCTTCAAGAGCAAAAGAAGACTATTGATCAATTGGAGTCCAGATTGTCCCAATTTGAGGGTATGATGcagcaatttttttcttctcaaggATCCGCTTTTCGCTTTAC